In Paraburkholderia flava, one genomic interval encodes:
- a CDS encoding histidine phosphatase family protein, which produces MHTRLWLVSHAATAAMRAGRFPSDDPLDARGIADAHAYRERFDVPRDATVFVSPALCARETADALGLAAQPASPLADMDYGHWRGQRVADVANADPSALSAWSTDPDAVVPGGESFAAVATRVARWLDALDDVPFVVAVTHAVVIRAAVLHTLKIPLAAGMRIEIGPLSRVELRRSMRGWVWWPGA; this is translated from the coding sequence ATGCACACACGGCTCTGGCTCGTGAGCCACGCGGCCACCGCGGCGATGCGCGCGGGCCGCTTTCCATCGGACGATCCGCTCGACGCGCGCGGCATCGCTGACGCGCACGCGTATCGCGAGCGGTTCGATGTGCCGCGCGATGCGACCGTATTCGTCAGCCCCGCTCTCTGCGCACGCGAAACAGCCGACGCGCTCGGCCTCGCTGCACAGCCTGCGTCCCCGCTCGCCGATATGGACTACGGCCACTGGCGCGGCCAACGTGTCGCCGATGTCGCAAACGCCGATCCATCCGCGCTGTCCGCATGGAGCACCGACCCCGACGCCGTCGTGCCCGGCGGCGAATCGTTCGCTGCGGTAGCGACACGCGTCGCGCGATGGCTCGATGCACTCGACGACGTCCCTTTCGTCGTCGCGGTCACGCATGCGGTGGTGATTCGCGCGGCTGTGCTGCATACGCTGAAGATCCCTCTCGCTGCAGGCATGCGGATCGAAATCGGGCCGCTGTCGAGGGTGGAGCTGCGGCGTTCGATGCGTGGTTGGGTGTGGTGGCCTGGTGCGTAG
- a CDS encoding CbtB domain-containing protein has product MTDAVFQPAAQPAPIPLRELLPWFVFGGLLLLLAIYFVGAEEGATSLIPGMYVHEFVHDGRHLLGFPCH; this is encoded by the coding sequence ATGACCGATGCTGTTTTCCAACCGGCTGCCCAGCCGGCACCCATCCCGCTGCGTGAGCTGTTGCCGTGGTTCGTCTTCGGCGGTCTGCTGCTGTTGCTGGCGATCTACTTCGTCGGCGCGGAAGAAGGCGCGACATCGCTGATTCCCGGCATGTATGTGCACGAGTTCGTGCACGACGGCCGCCATCTGCTCGGCTTTCCCTGCCACTGA
- a CDS encoding CbtA family protein, whose protein sequence is MTGRLLMRGMLVGIAAGLLTFGFARIAGEPQVDRAISFEEKADAAKGEAPEPELVSRHTQAGLGLLTGCVVYGAAAGGLFSLVFAYAYGRVGKLGARALSACLALAAFVSIVVVPGLKYPANPPSVGDPETIGYRTGLYFLMIAISLAATVFSLKLRRRAAARYGAWNGAILAAGVFIVIIAAVQAGLPSINEVPAAFPAVLLWKFRMAALGMQAILWTTIGLGFGALVEAGRRGASGVLAVGR, encoded by the coding sequence ATGACAGGTCGATTGTTGATGCGCGGGATGCTCGTAGGCATCGCCGCAGGATTGCTCACGTTCGGTTTCGCGAGGATCGCGGGTGAACCGCAGGTAGATCGCGCGATTTCGTTCGAAGAAAAAGCCGATGCGGCGAAAGGCGAAGCGCCCGAGCCGGAACTCGTCAGCCGCCATACGCAGGCAGGGCTCGGTCTGCTGACCGGTTGCGTCGTGTACGGCGCAGCGGCGGGCGGATTGTTCTCGCTGGTGTTCGCGTATGCGTACGGCCGCGTCGGCAAGCTCGGCGCACGCGCGTTGTCCGCATGCCTGGCGCTCGCGGCGTTCGTGTCGATCGTCGTGGTGCCGGGGCTCAAATACCCGGCCAATCCGCCATCGGTCGGCGACCCGGAGACGATCGGCTATCGGACGGGCCTGTACTTCCTGATGATCGCGATCTCGCTCGCGGCGACGGTGTTCTCGCTGAAGCTGCGGCGTCGCGCGGCGGCGCGCTACGGCGCATGGAACGGCGCGATTCTCGCGGCCGGCGTGTTCATCGTCATCATCGCGGCGGTGCAGGCCGGACTGCCGTCGATCAACGAAGTCCCCGCTGCCTTCCCGGCCGTGCTGCTGTGGAAATTTCGCATGGCCGCGCTCGGCATGCAGGCGATTCTGTGGACGACGATCGGGCTTGGATTCGGCGCACTCGTCGAAGCGGGACGTCGTGGGGCGAGTGGGGTGCTGGCTGTGGGGCGGTGA